The following proteins come from a genomic window of Posidoniimonas polymericola:
- a CDS encoding DUF1559 domain-containing protein, with protein sequence MRSPSRGAFTLVELLVVIAIIGVLIALLLPAVQSAREAARRSECKNNLKQLTLAMLMHENTHNALPSGGWFGQWLGDPDRGFDKNQPGGWIFNILPFVEEQQIRDLGTGLTDRQKWPVYQERDQMALGMMNCPTRRQPNPYPNDQGHTPFNSRRSPFHARADYAANAGDVHYLETYVVSALASKRDFDQVLSAPNWPQKLSWTSGIVTSGTPVPLRAISDGASKTYALGERNINSNNYEDGHEHGNDWSMYCGFQDDIVRSTYYFDDGSGYPESRVPVQDTPGLDFEDRFGSAHPGGCHMSFVDGSVTMISYDIDPEVHRQNGHRADGGEPRGGTEDLGPF encoded by the coding sequence ATGCGAAGTCCGTCACGCGGCGCGTTCACGCTCGTGGAGCTGCTCGTCGTTATTGCCATCATTGGCGTGCTGATCGCCCTCTTGCTGCCGGCAGTGCAGTCGGCCCGCGAGGCGGCGCGTCGGTCGGAGTGCAAGAACAACCTAAAGCAGCTCACGCTAGCAATGCTGATGCACGAGAACACCCACAACGCCCTCCCTAGTGGTGGGTGGTTCGGACAGTGGCTCGGCGACCCCGACCGCGGCTTCGACAAGAACCAGCCCGGCGGCTGGATCTTCAACATCCTGCCATTTGTTGAGGAGCAGCAGATCCGCGACCTCGGGACCGGCTTGACCGACCGCCAGAAGTGGCCCGTCTACCAGGAGCGGGACCAGATGGCGCTCGGCATGATGAACTGCCCCACCCGGCGGCAACCCAACCCGTACCCCAACGACCAGGGGCACACGCCGTTCAACTCCCGCCGTTCGCCCTTCCACGCCCGAGCCGACTACGCCGCCAACGCCGGCGACGTGCACTACCTCGAGACCTACGTCGTCTCTGCGTTGGCCTCGAAGCGGGACTTCGACCAAGTGCTCTCGGCGCCTAATTGGCCGCAGAAGCTCTCCTGGACATCGGGAATCGTCACGTCGGGCACGCCGGTGCCGCTGCGGGCGATCTCCGACGGCGCGAGCAAGACCTACGCCCTCGGCGAGCGGAACATCAACTCCAACAACTACGAGGACGGCCACGAGCACGGCAACGACTGGTCGATGTACTGTGGCTTCCAGGACGACATCGTGCGGTCAACCTACTACTTCGACGACGGCAGCGGCTATCCCGAGAGTCGCGTGCCGGTGCAGGACACCCCGGGCCTCGACTTTGAGGACCGCTTTGGTAGCGCGCACCCGGGCGGTTGCCACATGTCATTCGTTGACGGCTCGGTAACGATGATTTCCTACGACATCGACCCCGAGGTGCACCGCCAGAACGGGCACCGGGCCGATGGCGGCGAGCCCCGCGGCGGGACCGAGGACCTGGGGCCGTTCTAA